A single genomic interval of Candidatus Jordarchaeales archaeon harbors:
- a CDS encoding MFS transporter, giving the protein MNVAVGVVSMYENWRKRTLVSELKEDVALFLSDCAVSASIVVTPLFARSLGASNFEIGLIGAIYGLSLLVSSYVSGWVSDVFSRGKLLKASMAIAAIVFPLHALSPTPLHLLVVRGLSGVCAGVYPTVLAVQGYERRGRLGRLISFGALGWGFGSLFISFAYSYRDVFISSGALFALGFLISLKLDVKDVKLEVPLLPVDVIKRGLPVYVSFLIRHTSANAVWAIFPLFLEEVGANEFWIGVIYAINTFSQFAIMPLIDRFRSGRLVSWGLIFSTVTFLAYLVSGSYIHVLPAQLLLALSWSLLYIGSLTYVAEKGNERGTAVGFLGTVRGLATTVGPIIGGTISQIYGYRSTMIFAVAGCAAALASFLLLTLQRRRAPPSSAN; this is encoded by the coding sequence GTGAACGTGGCAGTGGGCGTGGTCTCCATGTATGAGAACTGGCGTAAGCGTACTTTGGTCTCAGAGTTAAAGGAGGACGTTGCTCTCTTCCTCTCCGACTGTGCTGTTTCAGCCTCAATCGTGGTTACCCCTCTCTTCGCCAGATCTCTCGGTGCCTCGAACTTCGAAATAGGATTGATAGGTGCCATCTATGGTTTGTCTCTGCTCGTCTCGTCGTATGTTTCAGGGTGGGTTTCAGATGTCTTCAGTAGGGGGAAGCTGCTTAAGGCCAGCATGGCCATAGCAGCCATAGTGTTCCCACTTCACGCGTTATCCCCCACCCCTCTTCACCTTCTAGTTGTTAGAGGTCTATCGGGGGTCTGTGCGGGTGTTTACCCAACCGTGCTGGCAGTGCAGGGGTACGAGAGAAGGGGCCGCCTCGGCCGCCTCATATCTTTCGGCGCGCTCGGATGGGGCTTCGGCAGCCTCTTCATATCGTTCGCATACAGTTACAGGGACGTTTTCATTTCTTCCGGCGCTCTCTTCGCGCTGGGGTTCCTGATATCCCTAAAGCTCGACGTGAAAGACGTCAAGCTTGAAGTACCATTGCTCCCAGTGGACGTGATTAAAAGGGGGCTGCCGGTTTACGTCTCCTTCCTCATTAGGCACACAAGCGCGAATGCGGTGTGGGCCATCTTCCCCCTTTTCTTAGAAGAGGTAGGAGCGAACGAATTCTGGATCGGCGTAATATACGCGATTAACACGTTTTCCCAGTTCGCAATAATGCCCCTTATAGACAGGTTTAGGAGCGGTCGTCTCGTCTCCTGGGGCCTCATCTTTTCAACAGTAACCTTCCTCGCATACCTGGTCTCGGGGAGCTACATCCACGTGCTTCCAGCGCAACTGCTACTTGCCCTCTCATGGTCGCTCCTCTACATAGGGTCCCTAACATACGTCGCAGAGAAGGGGAATGAAAGGGGGACAGCTGTAGGCTTCCTAGGAACAGTTAGAGGGCTTGCAACCACGGTGGGCCCAATCATAGGAGGAACCATAAGCCAAATTTACGGTTATAGGTCGACGATGATCTTTGCCGTGGCAGGGTGCGCGGCAGCCCTAGCATCATTCCTCCTCTTAACACTCCAGAGGAGAAGGGCACCCCCCTCCTCCGCGAACTAA
- a CDS encoding GNAT family N-acetyltransferase, with amino-acid sequence MRPSEIQCFQRRIVLRDGSRVLIRALTPADAAKLLRFYSLLSTETNYLRFLNYRPSSSWVLEGLANVNFEDNVALGAFTEDGELIGDARFSLDRKTGRAEIGIVVADEWQGKGLGLNMIQTLGYIAMRMGVRTLYATVSPVNYFVAAALRSAGFRRVKAEILEERIFEADL; translated from the coding sequence TTGCGTCCGTCGGAAATCCAGTGTTTTCAGAGGAGGATAGTGTTGAGGGACGGGTCAAGGGTTTTGATAAGGGCGCTGACTCCTGCTGATGCGGCAAAGCTGCTGAGATTCTACAGCTTGCTGTCGACCGAGACAAATTACTTGCGCTTCCTTAATTACAGGCCTTCTTCGAGCTGGGTACTGGAGGGGCTTGCAAACGTCAACTTCGAGGATAATGTAGCCCTTGGAGCTTTCACCGAGGATGGGGAGCTGATTGGCGACGCAAGGTTCTCGCTTGACAGGAAAACCGGGAGAGCTGAAATAGGGATAGTAGTTGCAGACGAGTGGCAAGGGAAGGGGTTGGGGCTGAACATGATCCAGACGCTTGGCTACATAGCTATGAGGATGGGTGTTAGGACGCTTTACGCAACAGTATCCCCAGTCAACTACTTCGTAGCCGCAGCCCTTAGAAGCGCAGGGTTTAGAAGGGTTAAAGCCGAAATATTGGAAGAAAGAATTTTTGAGGCAGACCTCTGA
- a CDS encoding enoyl-CoA hydratase/isomerase family protein, whose protein sequence is MNFETVSYEKSEGITRIVLNRPEVLNAINSKMLAELSEAFRIAGSDESVKVVVLTGAGKAFSSGMDFSLLEELGKMGLNELYRAVKFAQGIYNQIESMEKPVIAAINGPALGGGLELALVCDMRIASENAIFGLPEVAVGIVPDLAGCQRLPRIVGLGRAKELVMTAKIIDAREAEKIGLVNKVVPADKLEEETLITARAMMMNSPLAVSLSKKILNLSFDVDMETLLDYTALAQRVCIQNEDVPKRVKEYVKRLKGK, encoded by the coding sequence TTGAACTTTGAGACGGTTTCCTACGAAAAAAGTGAGGGTATAACGAGAATAGTTCTCAACAGACCTGAGGTGCTAAACGCCATAAATTCCAAGATGCTGGCGGAGCTAAGTGAAGCGTTCAGGATTGCTGGAAGCGATGAAAGTGTTAAAGTGGTTGTTTTGACCGGTGCTGGAAAAGCCTTCTCCTCTGGGATGGACTTCAGTCTCCTCGAGGAACTCGGAAAGATGGGTTTAAACGAGTTGTATAGAGCGGTGAAATTCGCTCAGGGAATTTACAACCAGATCGAGTCTATGGAGAAGCCCGTGATAGCGGCAATCAACGGGCCAGCCTTGGGCGGAGGGCTGGAGCTGGCCCTAGTGTGCGACATGAGGATAGCGTCTGAAAACGCGATATTCGGGCTTCCAGAGGTTGCTGTGGGCATAGTACCCGACCTAGCGGGGTGTCAGAGACTCCCTCGCATAGTTGGATTAGGGAGGGCGAAAGAGCTAGTGATGACCGCTAAAATAATAGATGCACGGGAAGCGGAAAAGATAGGCTTAGTCAACAAGGTTGTTCCAGCCGACAAGCTTGAAGAAGAAACCCTCATCACAGCTAGGGCCATGATGATGAATAGCCCCCTCGCAGTCTCCTTATCCAAGAAAATACTAAACTTAAGCTTCGACGTGGATATGGAAACACTGCTCGACTACACAGCTCTAGCCCAGAGGGTGTGCATCCAGAACGAAGACGTCCCAAAGAGGGTTAAAGAATACGTTAAGCGCTTGAAGGGCAAGTGA
- a CDS encoding galactokinase family protein encodes MLVVHLGEAGTMRIPVGEGWLLASAPGRADFLNTHQDYKGLPVVPVAIKLRTYVSGALRREPGFKVVSLNMKDLGEPFADSFQAGGPLLGKGWFGNYFRAVVNVLVKEGYFKGVEGAEIWVESQVPVGSGLSSSAALEVSFLTLLNGLYDLGLSTRDIAELAYVAEHDEMGIPCGRLDQYGSAFGGIILLECRPPFRVERLPSDGLFFAIFDSGVRHSTALIHPVRQREIDEGLKAFMEMNIPKEVKAKLGYRYFEPKWDELSVGELEPYLSMLDEASAKRILFTLKMQSSTLVAVKLLKGESPTLVEDELLDKIKGASRIEALGEIMNYQHELLRDLYEVSHPKLEEIRSAVLRAGAYGAKLSGAGMGGSLIALVDENEASSILEAGLKAGAVKGWLSPPGEPAKIHENKAPS; translated from the coding sequence TTGTTGGTTGTCCACCTAGGGGAGGCTGGCACTATGAGGATACCTGTGGGTGAGGGCTGGCTTCTGGCTTCCGCGCCTGGGAGAGCTGACTTCCTGAACACTCACCAGGACTACAAGGGGCTGCCTGTAGTGCCAGTTGCCATCAAGCTTAGGACTTACGTGTCCGGCGCGCTTAGGAGGGAACCAGGGTTCAAAGTGGTGTCGTTGAACATGAAGGATCTTGGAGAACCATTCGCCGACTCCTTCCAGGCTGGAGGACCCTTGCTAGGGAAAGGTTGGTTCGGCAATTACTTCCGGGCCGTGGTTAACGTCCTTGTCAAGGAGGGCTACTTTAAAGGTGTTGAGGGCGCTGAGATCTGGGTTGAAAGCCAGGTTCCAGTCGGCTCCGGGTTGTCGAGCAGTGCGGCGCTAGAGGTCTCGTTCCTAACCCTTCTGAACGGGCTCTACGATTTAGGGCTCTCGACACGTGACATAGCGGAGCTTGCATACGTGGCGGAGCACGACGAGATGGGGATACCCTGCGGCCGCTTGGACCAGTATGGCTCAGCCTTCGGAGGTATAATTCTGCTAGAGTGCAGGCCGCCATTCAGAGTTGAGCGCCTCCCCTCTGATGGACTGTTCTTCGCGATATTCGACTCAGGGGTGAGGCACTCCACGGCACTTATACACCCCGTAAGGCAAAGGGAGATAGATGAAGGGCTTAAAGCGTTCATGGAAATGAACATCCCCAAGGAGGTTAAAGCCAAGCTGGGGTACAGGTACTTCGAGCCAAAGTGGGATGAGCTATCTGTAGGCGAGCTTGAACCATACCTTAGCATGCTGGACGAGGCTTCTGCGAAGCGAATACTCTTCACCCTAAAAATGCAGTCGTCCACTTTAGTGGCGGTGAAACTGTTAAAGGGCGAGTCTCCGACACTAGTGGAAGACGAGCTTCTCGACAAAATTAAGGGCGCATCTAGAATAGAGGCGCTGGGGGAAATCATGAACTACCAGCATGAGCTGTTGAGAGACCTTTACGAGGTAAGCCACCCCAAACTGGAAGAAATAAGGAGCGCGGTCCTCAGGGCTGGAGCTTACGGGGCAAAGCTTTCGGGCGCCGGAATGGGGGGAAGCCTAATTGCCCTAGTAGACGAAAACGAGGCTTCTTCAATCTTAGAGGCGGGCCTTAAGGCTGGAGCGGTGAAAGGATGGCTCTCCCCTCCAGGAGAACCGGCAAAAATCCACGAAAATAAGGCGCCTTCATAA
- a CDS encoding 4Fe-4S binding protein has translation MSDDAYVKLREFLDKFPLGFPATPSGVELKILKRLFSEDEARLFVLLSPFPEEVSQIAERTGIDEKSLAEMLESMSRKGLVFRIRREGKVFYNAAPFMIGLYEYSVKKIDEELARLYKEYYETKYVDEMGASNVPGFKVLPLEKNIAAGTVLLPYLKLEELVRNARVAAVTECICRKEARLNGEGCEYPLETCLSFGVAAEYYIENGWAEEIKPEEAVKIIREADDAGLVHASVNAKHLSNVCNCCPCCCASLKGITKRGYEVHKYINAIFRSVVDPESCIGCGTCVERCPVGAVTLEEVAVVNEERCLGCGLCATKCPANAISIKLREKWEEPFNRVVELGMAILEGKKRSKR, from the coding sequence TTGTCTGACGATGCCTACGTAAAGCTACGCGAGTTCCTAGACAAGTTCCCTCTAGGTTTTCCAGCCACGCCCAGCGGCGTCGAGCTTAAGATACTTAAGAGGCTTTTCAGCGAAGATGAGGCACGCCTCTTCGTCCTCCTCTCTCCCTTCCCCGAGGAAGTCTCCCAGATAGCTGAGCGCACCGGTATAGACGAGAAAAGCCTTGCAGAGATGCTTGAGTCCATGTCAAGGAAGGGGCTTGTTTTCCGCATCAGGCGTGAAGGCAAGGTGTTCTATAACGCCGCCCCATTCATGATAGGCTTATACGAGTACTCGGTGAAGAAGATAGACGAGGAGCTCGCCCGGCTATACAAAGAGTACTACGAGACAAAGTACGTGGACGAGATGGGGGCGAGCAATGTCCCAGGCTTTAAAGTCCTCCCGCTCGAAAAGAACATAGCCGCCGGGACGGTTCTCCTCCCCTACCTTAAGCTGGAGGAGCTGGTAAGGAACGCCCGCGTGGCTGCAGTAACAGAGTGCATTTGCAGGAAAGAGGCTAGGCTCAACGGTGAAGGGTGCGAATACCCGCTCGAGACGTGCTTGAGCTTCGGAGTTGCAGCCGAATACTACATTGAGAACGGGTGGGCGGAGGAGATAAAGCCCGAGGAAGCTGTGAAAATCATAAGGGAGGCTGACGATGCGGGCCTCGTCCACGCCTCCGTCAACGCAAAGCACCTCTCAAACGTGTGCAACTGTTGCCCCTGCTGTTGCGCCTCCCTCAAGGGGATAACGAAGAGGGGCTACGAAGTCCATAAATACATTAACGCAATATTCAGATCCGTCGTCGACCCAGAGTCCTGCATAGGGTGTGGCACGTGCGTCGAAAGATGCCCCGTCGGGGCGGTAACACTCGAAGAGGTAGCAGTGGTTAACGAGGAGAGGTGTCTCGGCTGCGGCCTGTGCGCTACAAAGTGCCCGGCTAATGCTATATCAATAAAGCTGAGGGAAAAGTGGGAAGAACCCTTCAACAGGGTGGTAGAGCTCGGCATGGCAATACTAGAGGGAAAGAAGCGGAGTAAGAGGTAG
- a CDS encoding radical SAM protein, whose amino-acid sequence MSSEMGYDFPPFRPPSEAESILLRATRGCPWNKCAFCIMYKGMRFSRKSVEEIKRDILAARSIFGPRPTMFIGDSNSLVMKTEELLEVLRFAREVFPGLKRITSYARAKTILRKPIEDLVALREAGLTRLHVGLETGDDQLLKYMCKGATSSEMVEAGRKAMEAGFELTEYVILGLGGRDGWEKHAVETAKALNKINPTFIRVRTLVPIPGTPLYEKVASGEFKVSSPLEVLKETRLLIERLNVSSWFLSDHVSNYLPVNGKLPEDKEDLLNFLDLHIDILESDPELGRRLLQPEHLRQRL is encoded by the coding sequence TTGTCTTCCGAGATGGGCTACGACTTCCCTCCCTTCAGACCTCCATCCGAAGCTGAGAGCATCCTACTGAGGGCTACCCGTGGCTGCCCGTGGAACAAGTGTGCTTTCTGCATCATGTATAAGGGTATGCGTTTCTCCCGCAAGTCGGTCGAGGAAATCAAGAGGGACATTTTGGCCGCTAGAAGCATTTTCGGCCCACGCCCAACAATGTTCATCGGCGACAGCAACTCCCTTGTGATGAAAACAGAGGAGCTTCTCGAAGTACTAAGGTTCGCCCGCGAAGTTTTCCCGGGTCTAAAGAGGATAACGAGCTACGCTAGGGCTAAGACAATACTTCGCAAGCCCATAGAGGATCTCGTAGCGCTCAGAGAGGCGGGGCTAACCAGGTTGCATGTAGGTCTTGAGACCGGCGACGACCAGCTTTTGAAGTACATGTGTAAGGGTGCCACGTCGAGCGAAATGGTGGAGGCAGGAAGGAAGGCTATGGAAGCTGGCTTCGAGCTCACGGAGTACGTCATACTCGGTCTGGGTGGGAGAGACGGATGGGAGAAACACGCTGTGGAGACTGCTAAGGCGCTGAATAAGATAAACCCGACCTTCATAAGAGTTAGAACCCTCGTCCCGATACCCGGAACCCCCCTCTACGAGAAGGTTGCCAGCGGGGAGTTCAAGGTTTCCTCCCCCCTTGAAGTGCTAAAAGAGACGAGGCTCCTAATAGAAAGGCTGAACGTTTCAAGCTGGTTCTTGAGCGACCACGTTTCCAACTACCTGCCAGTCAACGGTAAGCTTCCTGAAGATAAGGAAGACCTCCTAAACTTCTTAGACCTCCACATAGACATACTTGAATCAGACCCGGAGCTAGGCCGCCGCTTACTCCAACCCGAACACCTCAGACAACGCTTGTGA
- a CDS encoding uracil-DNA glycosylase: MGENALRALEELKAKAEKCTKCPLSSTRRKVVFGEGGVELRVMMIGEAPGREEDEQGRPFVGRAGKLLNELLRGVGVSRESVYITNVVKCRPPGNRPPRESEVEACREYLLGQIDAVKPRIVVLLGGVALKAVLGETCSVTSARGKLVEREGVVFLPTLHPASALYNPRNRELLEEDMRRFRELLDGLVRGGGGCPSPLEC, from the coding sequence TTGGGGGAGAACGCGCTCAGGGCGCTGGAGGAGCTTAAGGCTAAAGCCGAGAAGTGCACCAAGTGTCCTTTGTCGTCCACGCGCAGGAAGGTGGTCTTCGGGGAGGGAGGAGTCGAGCTGCGTGTAATGATGATAGGTGAAGCCCCCGGGAGGGAGGAGGACGAGCAAGGTAGGCCGTTCGTTGGACGTGCCGGGAAGCTGCTTAACGAGTTGCTCCGCGGCGTCGGAGTAAGTAGGGAGAGCGTTTACATAACTAACGTGGTCAAATGTAGACCTCCGGGGAATAGGCCTCCAAGGGAAAGCGAGGTTGAAGCGTGCAGGGAGTACCTTTTAGGGCAAATTGACGCGGTAAAACCGAGGATCGTAGTGCTCCTGGGAGGGGTTGCACTTAAAGCAGTGCTCGGCGAAACGTGCTCTGTGACCTCGGCCAGGGGGAAACTTGTGGAGAGAGAAGGGGTGGTCTTTCTCCCAACACTGCACCCTGCTTCAGCCCTATACAACCCTAGAAACAGGGAGCTGCTTGAAGAGGATATGAGGAGGTTCAGGGAGTTGCTCGACGGGTTAGTTCGCGGAGGAGGGGGGTGCCCTTCTCCTCTGGAGTGTTAA
- the galT gene encoding galactose-1-phosphate uridylyltransferase, translating into MQELRWNPVLGEWVIVAAHRKERPVDGIDAARRCPFCPGSPEVEGEWEVLSLPNKFPSLVPNPAKPTRHRFYRTRPAVGVCEVILETKEHEGDLCDLILERAKKLVDLYAERYSKLGELSYVKYVFIFRNKGEVIGVTLHHPHSQLYAFPFIPPLVARELENSKRYYKRRGECLFCRIREVEEEDAVRVVYTNKDFTCFLPFYAKWPYEVHIYPKRHVQSLPELTEEERFSLADALRMVTATYNNLFGFSMPYVMAIHQKPTDGRNYEYYHLHVEFYPPYRSRDKLKFPAGTERGAGAWTYDAAPEEKAEELRKTAQRIKL; encoded by the coding sequence TTGCAGGAGTTAAGGTGGAACCCCGTTTTAGGGGAATGGGTCATTGTCGCGGCACACCGCAAAGAGCGCCCGGTTGACGGCATAGACGCGGCGAGGCGGTGCCCTTTCTGTCCCGGTAGTCCGGAAGTCGAGGGAGAATGGGAGGTTCTAAGTCTCCCCAACAAGTTTCCGTCGCTTGTGCCGAACCCCGCAAAGCCTACCAGGCATAGGTTCTACAGAACTAGGCCGGCCGTCGGCGTGTGTGAGGTCATATTGGAGACGAAGGAGCACGAGGGCGACCTCTGCGACCTTATACTAGAGAGAGCGAAGAAACTCGTTGACCTCTACGCTGAAAGATACAGCAAGCTTGGCGAGCTCAGCTACGTGAAGTACGTGTTCATATTCAGAAACAAAGGGGAAGTTATAGGTGTGACGCTACACCACCCTCACTCGCAGCTTTACGCCTTCCCGTTCATACCTCCCCTGGTGGCTAGAGAGCTGGAGAACAGCAAACGGTATTACAAGAGGAGGGGGGAGTGCTTGTTCTGCAGAATTAGAGAGGTTGAGGAGGAGGACGCTGTTAGAGTTGTTTACACCAACAAGGACTTCACCTGCTTCCTCCCATTTTACGCTAAGTGGCCCTACGAGGTGCACATTTACCCTAAGAGACACGTCCAGTCGCTTCCAGAGCTCACGGAGGAGGAAAGGTTTTCGCTGGCAGACGCACTCAGGATGGTTACGGCGACTTACAATAACCTTTTCGGCTTCTCCATGCCTTACGTTATGGCGATACACCAGAAGCCGACTGACGGCAGGAACTACGAGTACTACCACTTGCACGTCGAGTTTTACCCACCTTACAGAAGCAGGGATAAGCTCAAGTTCCCGGCGGGGACAGAAAGAGGGGCGGGGGCGTGGACTTACGACGCCGCACCGGAGGAGAAAGCCGAAGAGCTGAGAAAAACAGCACAGCGAATAAAATTATGA
- a CDS encoding roadblock/LC7 domain-containing protein gives MMKMKALKEKLVNVLEEMEASDPDIEASAVVRKDGLILASAIKYGDENLIAAMSAAIYNIGLRAIKELSLGEIQRIVVSGRAGIVVIMGVDDKHILAAVTRPDANMGLIITELGVTKEKLAKVLS, from the coding sequence ATGATGAAAATGAAAGCTCTTAAAGAAAAACTGGTAAACGTGTTAGAAGAGATGGAGGCATCTGACCCGGACATAGAAGCCTCGGCGGTAGTTAGAAAAGACGGCCTCATCTTGGCATCCGCGATAAAGTATGGAGACGAAAACCTCATAGCTGCGATGAGCGCCGCCATCTACAACATAGGGCTTAGGGCGATCAAAGAACTCTCACTAGGAGAAATTCAGCGAATTGTAGTGAGTGGCAGGGCGGGAATAGTGGTAATAATGGGAGTTGACGACAAGCACATCCTAGCCGCAGTCACCCGACCAGACGCCAACATGGGACTAATTATAACAGAGCTAGGTGTAACTAAAGAGAAGCTCGCAAAAGTACTGTCGTAA
- a CDS encoding ATPase domain-containing protein — protein sequence MEKQMGAGEELKGGVVKSGIEGLDEILDGGFDPGNVTLLAGPPGSGKSIMSAQFIYNGVVMYGETGIYVNFSESKSDFMRNMARLGMDFSRLEEEGRFKFIDAYNIFSKRSLDLIVSHILDEITTFRIRRMVLDPINAITALMDKEELRAFVITTIMGICKVNNVTCMLVSNQHQGMVDEKLAELAFMCDVVIRLETKMVGDVVERFLVVEKARGKRNIVSRTEYLITDSGIVVFTLPSRPLAKERWLEESVGIGHVEFDEKVLMGGVKRGTVTLISGPGGVGKSVLLVEFAASGVLRGERVLYVTFRDLKGVEKAFSGRGYNIEELKRTGLKLIEFQPFKVTPGMMLVTLKKVLDDFQPSRVVVEEVASLRWLPREEYCRLINKMVSLFKSYNVTAMISSGIDTNVMEADEFMAADNVIHIWRERKGGEAVRKISVIKMKGVHDRRIRELVYGEGEIKVF from the coding sequence ATGGAGAAACAGATGGGCGCCGGGGAGGAGTTGAAGGGTGGAGTTGTTAAGAGCGGGATTGAAGGCTTAGATGAAATCCTCGACGGCGGATTTGACCCGGGAAACGTTACTCTCCTAGCAGGCCCTCCCGGCTCCGGTAAGAGCATAATGTCAGCTCAGTTTATCTACAATGGCGTAGTGATGTATGGTGAAACTGGTATCTACGTGAACTTCAGCGAGAGCAAAAGCGACTTCATGAGGAACATGGCGAGGCTTGGAATGGATTTTAGCCGCCTTGAGGAGGAAGGGCGCTTCAAGTTCATTGACGCTTACAACATTTTCAGTAAGAGGAGCCTGGACCTTATAGTATCTCACATATTAGACGAGATTACAACATTTAGGATTAGAAGAATGGTGTTAGACCCAATAAACGCCATTACGGCACTAATGGATAAGGAGGAGCTTAGAGCATTCGTAATCACCACAATTATGGGTATCTGTAAGGTTAACAATGTGACATGCATGCTCGTGAGCAATCAGCACCAAGGAATGGTGGATGAGAAGCTCGCCGAGCTGGCTTTCATGTGTGACGTTGTAATCAGGCTTGAAACCAAAATGGTAGGGGACGTCGTTGAAAGGTTTCTCGTTGTGGAGAAGGCTAGAGGGAAGAGGAACATTGTTTCGAGGACGGAGTACCTTATAACTGATAGCGGTATAGTAGTTTTCACGCTTCCATCGAGGCCTCTCGCAAAAGAGAGGTGGTTGGAGGAGAGTGTCGGCATAGGACACGTGGAGTTTGACGAGAAAGTGTTAATGGGAGGCGTTAAGAGGGGGACTGTGACGCTTATCTCAGGGCCGGGAGGGGTGGGAAAAAGTGTTTTGCTGGTTGAGTTCGCCGCTTCGGGAGTTCTCAGAGGGGAAAGAGTGCTCTATGTCACGTTCAGGGATTTGAAAGGAGTGGAGAAGGCTTTCAGTGGTAGGGGTTATAATATTGAAGAGCTTAAGAGGACTGGGTTAAAGCTCATCGAGTTCCAACCATTTAAGGTTACTCCTGGAATGATGTTGGTAACGTTGAAAAAGGTGTTGGACGACTTCCAGCCAAGTAGGGTGGTGGTGGAGGAAGTAGCGTCATTAAGATGGCTTCCTAGAGAAGAGTACTGCCGACTGATAAACAAAATGGTATCCCTCTTTAAGAGCTACAATGTAACCGCGATGATAAGTTCCGGAATTGATACGAACGTTATGGAGGCTGATGAATTCATGGCAGCCGACAACGTGATCCATATTTGGAGGGAGAGGAAAGGGGGAGAAGCCGTTAGAAAGATTTCCGTTATCAAAATGAAGGGTGTTCATGACAGGAGAATAAGGGAGCTTGTTTACGGGGAAGGAGAGATTAAGGTTTTCTAG
- a CDS encoding secondary thiamine-phosphate synthase enzyme YjbQ, translating to MLAVISKRVRFSTKGEVDMIDITGVVQKAVEESGLKKGIVTVFVPGSTGAVTTIEYEPGLVKDFSRVLERVAPRNEEYEHHLRWHDWNGHSHCRAALLGPSLTVPFDGGVLQLGTWQQIVFVELDVRPRERELILQIIGE from the coding sequence TTGTTGGCGGTCATCTCCAAGCGAGTTAGGTTTTCGACGAAGGGAGAGGTGGACATGATCGATATTACAGGTGTTGTTCAGAAGGCTGTCGAGGAGTCGGGGCTGAAAAAGGGTATTGTGACGGTTTTTGTTCCAGGGTCAACGGGGGCGGTAACCACTATAGAGTACGAGCCCGGGCTTGTCAAGGATTTCTCGAGGGTGCTTGAGAGGGTGGCTCCTAGAAACGAGGAGTATGAGCATCATTTGAGGTGGCACGACTGGAACGGGCACAGCCATTGCAGGGCTGCTCTGCTAGGCCCAAGTCTCACCGTCCCGTTTGACGGGGGTGTTCTCCAGCTTGGAACCTGGCAGCAGATAGTTTTCGTGGAGCTCGATGTTAGGCCGAGGGAAAGAGAGTTAATACTCCAGATAATCGGTGAGTAG
- a CDS encoding ATPase domain-containing protein has protein sequence MKTGVEGLDKILGGGVPKGSSVLVTGGTGTGKTTLVMQFLMEGLRNGESCLLITCEEEPRRLYIEMKQLGWDFEKFEKEGKLVVIDAASTKVGMPTTTIYKELQPKSTSIDMDLVVLIGKAIKECNVKRVALDSVPALALRVRKAETLRELLFRVYSMLERFDCTSFVVTEIPEGKSALSRYGVEEFLSSGVIKLSLQKEGEKWVRKMQVVKMRGTKHDLNEHTFEIAEGGIRLKD, from the coding sequence GTGAAAACTGGAGTTGAAGGGCTTGACAAAATTCTTGGTGGAGGAGTTCCCAAGGGCTCGAGCGTGTTGGTGACTGGTGGGACGGGTACTGGTAAGACGACGCTTGTTATGCAGTTCCTGATGGAAGGGTTGCGGAACGGTGAAAGCTGCCTCCTGATTACGTGCGAGGAGGAGCCGCGCAGGCTGTACATAGAGATGAAGCAGCTCGGGTGGGATTTCGAAAAGTTTGAGAAAGAGGGGAAGCTTGTGGTGATTGACGCCGCAAGCACTAAAGTCGGTATGCCGACCACCACTATATATAAAGAGTTACAGCCGAAAAGCACTAGCATAGACATGGACCTAGTAGTCCTCATAGGTAAAGCGATAAAGGAATGCAATGTTAAGAGGGTTGCCCTTGACTCTGTGCCAGCGCTAGCCCTAAGGGTTAGAAAAGCAGAGACGTTGAGGGAGTTGTTGTTCAGGGTGTACTCTATGTTGGAGCGCTTTGATTGCACGAGCTTTGTTGTGACGGAGATACCGGAGGGGAAGAGCGCCCTTAGCAGGTATGGTGTGGAGGAGTTCCTCTCGAGTGGAGTTATAAAGCTCTCCCTTCAGAAGGAGGGGGAAAAGTGGGTTAGGAAGATGCAAGTGGTGAAGATGAGGGGGACGAAGCACGACCTTAACGAGCACACGTTTGAAATAGCGGAGGGAGGGATAAGGCTTAAGGATTAA